GAGCGAACCGAGGTCGCCCCGTCCGTCATGCAGGCCGTGGCGCGTCAGGGCATCCTCATCGCGCCGGACCAGGACGGCACGACCTATGCCCCGTCCGACGCCGAGGCGGTACTGGCCGGGAAGGCCCTGCTGGACACCGGGGTGCCGATCAGTGAGTTGCTCGCTCTGGCCCGTGAGCACGATGCCGCCATTGGTGGCATCGCGGATCAGGCGGTGGACCTGTTCGCCCGGTTCGTCCGCGATCCCCTTCGCGCCCAGTACGACGAGGAGGAGGCGGCCACCCGGATGGTGGAGGCGCTTCAGACGATGCTGCCGGCAGCGACTGAGATCATCGCGCACACCTTCCGCCGTCGACTGCTGGAGGCCGCACGCCACCGCATCGAGGCCGACCAGTCCGCCGAGGCTGCGCAGGGTCCGTCGTCGTGACCGCCGCAGCGGACACCGCCCGTGTGGGCGGCCTGGACATGCTGCAGGACCCTGGCGGCTACGCCTTCCTGACCGACGGCAGCGGGTGGGCCGGCAACGGGGTGGCCCGCCGTCTCGAACCACGCGGCCCGACGCGGTTCGTCGACGCCGCGGAGTGGACGGAGGACCTGCTCGCACCAGGCCAGATCGCCTTCGCCTCGTTCACGTTCGATGGTGAGGCGGGCAGTGCGGTGACCATCCCGGAGCAGGCCGTCAGGGTCACCGACACCCGGTCGCGACGCACGCGCCTGCAGAGCGGGAAGGTCAGGTACGCCGGCTCGACCATCACCGAGGTCGAGTGGATGGAGGCCGTGACCGCAGCGACCGCCCAGATCGGCGGCGGCGAGTACGACAAGATCGTCCTGGCACGGGATCTGCACGTCTGGACCGACCACCCGCTGGACGCGCTGGCGTTGACCGCACGGCTGGCCGCCCGCTTCCCGTCCTGCATGACGTTCCTCCACGAGGGCTTCGTTGGCGCGACGCCGGAGTTGCTCGTCAGGCGGGCGGGTCGCGACGTGACCGCGGTGGTCCTGGCCGGCACCTCGCCGCCGGGCGCGGCGGCCGGTGCGGCTCTGCTGCGGAGCGAGAAGGATCGGACGGAGCACCGCTTCGCGCTGAGGTCGGCGGTCGCGTCGCTGTCGCCCCTCTCTCGCGAGCTCGAGGTCGATGAGGATCCATGGCTGCTTCGACTCGACAACGTGCAGCACTTGGCCAGTCGGATTCGGGGCCGGATGGTGGAGGACCGCCACGTGCTCGACGTGGTCGCCGCACTGCACCCCACCGCGGCAGTGGGTGCGTACCCCGCGACGGCGGCCTCGCGCATCCCCGGGCTGGAGCGGATGGACCGGGGCCGCTACGCCGGGCCGATCGGCATCGTCCACTATGGAGGCGACGGCACCTTCGGCATCGCGCTCCGGTGTGCCCAACTGCAGGGCAATCGCGCTCGGCTGTTCTCCGGCTGCGGCATCGTCGCCGACAGCCTCCCGGAGGCGGAGCTGCAGGAGACCCGGCTCAAGCTCCTGGCCATGCAGTCGGTCCTGTCCGACCAGTAGCCGCTCCCTCGCATCACCCCGCTGACCTGGCGGCCCGACCACACACGCCGAGCTATTCACGGGCCGCGCCACTTCTGTCAGACGCTCGTCAGGGCAGCCGCCACCGCATCTCGGATCGTGTGGTACCGGGCTGACTCTGTCGGTGTGTCGGTGGTGACCTCGATCAGAGTGATGCCCGGCGTCGCCCAGGCGTCCGCCATGGCCCGTGCCACCTCTGTGATCGTGTCGACTGCGGTGTAACGGTGGCCCATGGTCGACGCGAGCCCCTCCAGCGGCACGCTGTGCGGGGTCGTGAACAGTCGGCGAAAGGGCGCCGCAGGCACTCGCGTGCCGTAGGGCAGCAGATGGAAGATGCCTCCGCCGTCGTTGTTGATGACCACGATCGGCAGCGGCGGGACGGGCTCGTCCGGTCCGATCACGAGGCCGGTGAGGTCGTGGATCAC
The sequence above is a segment of the Euzebya tangerina genome. Coding sequences within it:
- a CDS encoding isochorismate synthase, whose translation is MTAAADTARVGGLDMLQDPGGYAFLTDGSGWAGNGVARRLEPRGPTRFVDAAEWTEDLLAPGQIAFASFTFDGEAGSAVTIPEQAVRVTDTRSRRTRLQSGKVRYAGSTITEVEWMEAVTAATAQIGGGEYDKIVLARDLHVWTDHPLDALALTARLAARFPSCMTFLHEGFVGATPELLVRRAGRDVTAVVLAGTSPPGAAAGAALLRSEKDRTEHRFALRSAVASLSPLSRELEVDEDPWLLRLDNVQHLASRIRGRMVEDRHVLDVVAALHPTAAVGAYPATAASRIPGLERMDRGRYAGPIGIVHYGGDGTFGIALRCAQLQGNRARLFSGCGIVADSLPEAELQETRLKLLAMQSVLSDQ
- a CDS encoding MerR family transcriptional regulator, which translates into the protein MTTAYRVEELAAAADVSVDTIRYYQSLDLLEPPRREGRAAWYDEGHASTLGRIRYLKEQGFTLAMIGRVLAGELDAGETALAAAIVAPPADVPAEMPAQMTLAELGERTEVAPSVMQAVARQGILIAPDQDGTTYAPSDAEAVLAGKALLDTGVPISELLALAREHDAAIGGIADQAVDLFARFVRDPLRAQYDEEEAATRMVEALQTMLPAATEIIAHTFRRRLLEAARHRIEADQSAEAAQGPSS